Proteins found in one Amycolatopsis umgeniensis genomic segment:
- a CDS encoding bacterial proteasome activator family protein yields MEHMTDPVSRESTTPGDGGGDSSPHVVVVGPDGVPVGTARLASGSDEETPHEESLGDLVEEPAKVMRIGTMIKQLLEEVRAAPLDDASRTRVREIHQTSIRELEQALAPELQDELERLVRPFTENSTPSDAELRIAQAQLVGWLEGLFSGIQTALFAQQMAARVQLEQMRRGLPAGPSAGSALGGPGEAHGPGQYL; encoded by the coding sequence ATGGAGCACATGACCGACCCAGTTTCCCGCGAATCGACCACCCCCGGCGACGGCGGCGGAGACTCCTCACCCCACGTGGTGGTCGTCGGTCCCGACGGCGTCCCGGTCGGCACCGCGCGCCTCGCCTCCGGCTCCGACGAGGAGACGCCGCACGAGGAGTCGCTCGGCGACCTCGTCGAAGAGCCCGCCAAGGTGATGCGGATCGGCACGATGATCAAGCAGCTGCTGGAGGAGGTCCGCGCCGCGCCGCTGGACGATGCCAGCCGCACGCGGGTGCGCGAGATCCACCAGACCTCGATCCGTGAGCTGGAGCAGGCGCTGGCGCCGGAACTGCAGGACGAGCTGGAGCGGCTGGTGCGGCCGTTCACCGAGAACTCGACACCCTCGGACGCCGAGCTTCGGATCGCGCAGGCTCAGCTGGTCGGCTGGCTGGAAGGGCTGTTCAGCGGCATCCAGACCGCGCTGTTCGCGCAGCAGATGGCCGCGCGGGTGCAGCTGGAGCAGATGCGGCGCGGGCTCCCGGCCGGTCCTTCCGCGGGCAGCGCCCTGGGCGGCCCCGGCGAAGCGCACGGCCCCGGCCAGTACCTCTGA
- a CDS encoding cysteine desulfurase-like protein, translated as MAFDVARIRGLFPALGDGWIHFDGAAGMLVPEQVASAVSTAMRAPVSGPGGAFPASQRAESIVTAARRAVADLVGADPAGVVLGPNAPDLIRRLVDAMADRWTIGDEVVVSRLDEEANLAPWRRAAKRVGAVVRWGEIDIETCELPAWQYENLVSARTKAVAVTLASGSVGTRPDVPTVIEFAKRVGALVVVDATYAAPFVPLNLNELGADVMVVSAQAWGGPSVGALVFRDPELLERLPSVSLDPAARGPARMELGPHAYPLLAGLIASIDYLAGLDDAAMGSRREKLVTSLGSAKSYHAGLLAQLSTELRSLRHVMVIGDAMRRIPALAFAVAGKKSPEVAEYLASQGLCAFADDGTSGVFGSLGAAEVGGAVRIGLAHYSNVFEVNQLVRVLEEIR; from the coding sequence ATGGCGTTCGACGTCGCTCGTATCCGTGGGTTGTTTCCCGCGCTGGGTGACGGCTGGATTCACTTCGACGGCGCCGCCGGAATGCTCGTACCTGAACAGGTCGCTTCGGCCGTATCCACGGCCATGCGCGCTCCGGTGTCCGGGCCGGGTGGAGCGTTTCCGGCCTCACAGCGTGCGGAAAGCATTGTCACGGCCGCTCGCCGGGCGGTCGCCGACCTGGTCGGCGCCGACCCGGCCGGAGTCGTGCTCGGACCCAACGCGCCCGACCTCATCCGCCGTCTCGTCGACGCGATGGCGGATCGCTGGACGATCGGCGACGAGGTCGTCGTCTCCCGGCTCGACGAGGAAGCCAACCTCGCGCCGTGGCGCCGCGCCGCGAAACGCGTCGGCGCCGTCGTGCGCTGGGGCGAGATCGACATCGAGACCTGCGAGCTGCCCGCCTGGCAGTACGAGAACCTCGTCTCCGCCCGCACCAAGGCCGTCGCGGTCACCCTGGCGTCCGGTTCGGTCGGCACCCGGCCCGACGTCCCGACGGTGATCGAGTTCGCGAAACGCGTCGGCGCGCTGGTCGTCGTCGACGCGACGTACGCGGCGCCGTTCGTGCCGCTGAACCTCAACGAGCTCGGCGCCGACGTGATGGTGGTTTCGGCGCAGGCGTGGGGCGGGCCGTCGGTGGGGGCACTGGTCTTCCGCGATCCCGAACTGCTCGAGCGCCTGCCGTCGGTCTCGCTCGACCCGGCCGCGCGCGGTCCGGCCCGGATGGAACTGGGCCCGCACGCGTACCCGTTGCTGGCGGGCCTGATCGCGTCGATCGACTATCTGGCCGGTTTGGACGACGCCGCGATGGGCTCGCGGCGCGAGAAGCTGGTGACGTCGCTGGGGTCGGCGAAGTCGTACCACGCGGGACTTCTGGCGCAGCTGTCCACCGAACTGCGCTCGCTGCGGCACGTCATGGTGATCGGCGACGCCATGCGCCGGATCCCCGCGTTGGCCTTCGCCGTCGCGGGCAAGAAGTCGCCCGAGGTCGCGGAGTATCTCGCGTCCCAAGGGCTCTGCGCCTTCGCCGACGACGGCACGAGCGGTGTCTTCGGATCACTGGGCGCCGCCGAAGTCGGCGGCGCCGTGCGGATCGGCCTCGCGCACTACTCGAACGTCTTCGAGGTCAATCAGCTCGTCCGGGTGCTGGAAGAGATCCGCTAA
- a CDS encoding NAD(P)H-quinone oxidoreductase, which produces MYAITIREPGDPDVLEWTEVPDPVAGEGEVVLDVAASAVNRADLLQRQGHYPPPPGASEILGLECSGTIAEIGEGVEGWQIGDEVCALLAGGGYGEKVAVPAGQLLPLPAEVELLAAAGLPEVACTVWANVVMHAGLSEGEVLLVHGGAGGIGTHAIQVAKALGATVAVTAGSAERLESCRQLGADITINYKEQDFVEVLRAETGGADVILDNMGAKYLDRNVDALKADGRLVIIGMQGGIKGELNIGKLLGKRVSVYAAGLRSRPLEQKAAIVADVRERLWPLVEQGSVKPIVGQVVPMAEAASAHRALEEGSVFGKVLLAAKS; this is translated from the coding sequence ATGTACGCGATCACCATCCGTGAGCCCGGCGATCCCGACGTTCTCGAATGGACCGAGGTCCCCGATCCGGTGGCGGGCGAAGGCGAAGTGGTCCTCGACGTCGCCGCGAGCGCCGTCAACCGCGCTGACCTGCTGCAACGCCAGGGTCATTACCCTCCTCCGCCGGGTGCGAGCGAAATCCTCGGGCTCGAATGTTCGGGCACGATCGCCGAAATCGGCGAAGGCGTCGAAGGATGGCAAATCGGGGACGAGGTTTGTGCTTTGCTCGCCGGTGGTGGCTATGGGGAAAAGGTCGCCGTCCCGGCGGGACAACTGCTTCCGCTTCCCGCCGAAGTCGAATTGCTCGCGGCCGCCGGATTGCCCGAAGTCGCGTGCACGGTCTGGGCGAACGTGGTGATGCACGCCGGGTTGTCCGAAGGCGAGGTCCTGCTCGTCCACGGCGGGGCGGGCGGAATCGGCACGCACGCGATCCAGGTCGCCAAGGCGCTCGGCGCGACGGTCGCGGTGACCGCGGGTTCGGCGGAACGACTGGAGAGCTGCCGCCAGCTCGGCGCCGACATCACGATCAACTACAAGGAGCAGGACTTCGTCGAGGTCCTGCGCGCCGAAACCGGCGGCGCGGACGTCATCCTCGACAACATGGGCGCCAAGTACCTCGACCGGAACGTCGACGCGCTGAAAGCGGACGGCAGGCTCGTGATCATCGGCATGCAGGGCGGGATCAAGGGCGAGCTCAACATCGGCAAGCTGCTGGGCAAACGCGTGAGCGTGTACGCCGCCGGCCTGCGGTCGCGGCCGCTGGAGCAGAAGGCCGCGATCGTCGCCGACGTCCGCGAGCGGCTGTGGCCGTTGGTGGAGCAGGGTTCGGTGAAGCCGATCGTCGGTCAGGTCGTCCCGATGGCCGAGGCGGCTTCGGCGCACCGCGCGCTCGAAGAAGGCTCGGTTTTCGGCAAGGTTCTTCTCGCCGCGAAGTCTTAG
- a CDS encoding M28 family metallopeptidase, whose product MSYSRRSIVPSIVVMATAALTVGMAPAATAAPKLDGPALAKQLVNKVDVGNVNRHLIALQRISDANGGRRAASTEGHKKSAEYVATKLEQAGFTVTRQEFPFTYAETLAENLTVAGADVPIIIMSYSPSTPAGGITAPLAVVPVDDTSGCEAADYAGGVTGKIALIQRGGCSFAQKQATAAEAGAVGAIVYNNVPGPVNGTLGDPAAGKIPTGGITQADGQVLAGKAGASVTLDLRAFQEARTSYNVLAETKTGRKDNVVMLGAHLDSVTEGPGINDNGTGSAALLETALQLGSKPKANNAVRFGWWSAEEFGLVGSTHYVNSLSFEQQLDIALYYNYDMIGSPNAAYFAYDGDNSDGEGAGAGPYGSAQLEKTLVDYLEKGKGVPVEGTDFTGRSDYGQFIAVGIPAGGLFTGAEGVKTAAQAAKWGGSANVPYDKCYHQACDNLGNIDRVALERNSDAVAWALGVYATSTENINGVPGGKAAKAKALRAAERSKQRSLTASVHADDHHGAAAA is encoded by the coding sequence ATGTCATATTCGCGAAGAAGCATTGTTCCCTCGATCGTGGTGATGGCCACCGCCGCGCTCACGGTCGGAATGGCTCCCGCTGCGACGGCCGCGCCGAAACTCGACGGTCCCGCTCTGGCCAAGCAGCTCGTCAACAAGGTCGACGTGGGCAACGTCAACCGGCACCTGATCGCGCTTCAGCGGATCTCGGACGCGAACGGTGGCCGCCGCGCCGCCAGCACCGAGGGCCACAAGAAGTCCGCCGAGTATGTCGCCACGAAGCTGGAGCAGGCGGGCTTCACGGTCACGCGCCAGGAGTTCCCGTTCACCTACGCGGAGACCCTCGCGGAGAACCTGACGGTCGCGGGCGCCGACGTCCCGATCATCATCATGTCCTACAGCCCCTCGACGCCCGCCGGCGGAATCACCGCGCCGCTCGCGGTGGTCCCGGTCGACGACACCAGCGGCTGCGAAGCGGCCGACTACGCCGGCGGGGTCACCGGCAAGATCGCGCTGATCCAGCGCGGTGGCTGTTCCTTCGCGCAGAAGCAGGCGACCGCCGCCGAGGCCGGTGCCGTCGGCGCGATCGTCTACAACAACGTCCCGGGCCCGGTCAACGGCACCCTGGGCGACCCGGCCGCGGGCAAGATCCCGACCGGTGGCATCACCCAGGCCGACGGCCAGGTGCTCGCGGGCAAGGCCGGCGCCTCGGTCACCCTCGACCTGCGTGCCTTCCAGGAGGCGCGGACCAGCTACAACGTCCTCGCCGAGACCAAGACCGGTCGCAAGGACAACGTCGTGATGCTCGGCGCCCACCTCGACAGCGTCACCGAGGGCCCCGGCATCAACGACAACGGCACCGGTTCCGCCGCGCTGCTGGAGACCGCGCTGCAGCTGGGCAGCAAGCCCAAGGCCAACAACGCCGTCCGCTTCGGCTGGTGGAGCGCGGAGGAGTTCGGACTCGTCGGCTCGACCCACTACGTCAACTCACTGAGCTTCGAGCAGCAGCTCGACATCGCGCTGTACTACAACTACGACATGATCGGCTCGCCGAACGCGGCGTACTTCGCCTACGACGGCGACAACTCCGACGGTGAAGGCGCGGGCGCGGGCCCGTACGGCTCCGCGCAGCTCGAGAAGACCCTCGTGGACTACCTCGAGAAGGGCAAGGGTGTCCCGGTCGAGGGCACGGACTTCACCGGTCGTTCGGACTACGGCCAGTTCATCGCGGTCGGCATCCCGGCCGGTGGCCTGTTCACCGGTGCCGAAGGCGTGAAGACCGCGGCACAGGCCGCCAAGTGGGGCGGTAGCGCCAACGTTCCTTACGACAAGTGCTACCACCAGGCCTGCGACAACCTCGGCAACATCGACCGCGTCGCGCTCGAGCGCAACTCCGACGCCGTCGCCTGGGCGCTGGGCGTGTACGCGACCAGCACCGAGAACATCAACGGTGTCCCGGGTGGCAAGGCCGCGAAGGCCAAGGCCCTTCGCGCGGCCGAGCGGTCCAAGCAGCGGAGCCTGACGGCTTCCGTCCACGCTGACGACCACCACGGTGCCGCCGCCGCGTAA
- the ypfJ gene encoding KPN_02809 family neutral zinc metallopeptidase, whose amino-acid sequence MRFDEGAGLDTSEVEDLRGGGGGGIGGRVALGGGGLGVVGLVIYFLLSQFGGVSLDPSSGGLGGLGAVGSGQQTDNTSLSQECKTGADANRNHDCAIVGIINSIQDYWGQEFQRSGSTYRKAVTNFFNGGVNTACGNATSDVGPFYCPGDSEVYIDLGFFNELRTRFGAQGGPFAEAYVLAHEYGHHVQNLTGVSKKGTGSGPTSGSVRLELQADCYAGVWANHATTAPTETGRPLITEISQEDINSALDTASRIGDDYIQTKLGGGRVDESKFSHGTSAQRKKWFTTGFQTGQPARCDTFGTNNLG is encoded by the coding sequence GTGCGATTCGACGAAGGCGCGGGCCTGGACACCTCCGAAGTCGAGGACCTGCGCGGCGGTGGCGGTGGCGGTATCGGCGGCCGGGTGGCACTCGGCGGCGGCGGGCTCGGCGTGGTCGGCCTCGTCATCTATTTCCTCCTCTCCCAGTTCGGCGGCGTGAGCCTGGACCCGTCCTCGGGCGGGCTCGGCGGCTTGGGTGCCGTGGGTTCCGGGCAGCAGACGGACAACACGTCGCTTTCACAGGAGTGCAAGACCGGCGCGGACGCGAACCGGAACCACGACTGCGCGATCGTCGGCATCATCAACTCGATCCAGGACTACTGGGGACAGGAGTTCCAGCGGTCCGGATCGACCTACCGCAAGGCCGTCACCAACTTCTTCAACGGCGGCGTGAACACGGCCTGTGGCAACGCGACCTCCGACGTCGGGCCGTTCTACTGCCCCGGCGACTCCGAGGTCTACATCGATCTCGGGTTCTTCAACGAACTCCGCACCCGCTTCGGCGCGCAGGGCGGGCCGTTCGCGGAGGCGTACGTGCTGGCCCACGAATACGGCCACCACGTGCAGAACCTCACCGGAGTGTCCAAAAAGGGCACCGGGAGCGGGCCGACGTCGGGTTCGGTGCGGCTCGAACTGCAGGCCGACTGCTACGCCGGGGTCTGGGCGAACCACGCCACGACCGCACCGACCGAGACCGGGCGTCCGCTGATCACCGAGATCAGCCAGGAAGACATCAATTCCGCGCTCGACACCGCTTCGCGCATCGGTGACGACTACATCCAGACGAAACTGGGCGGCGGCCGGGTCGACGAGTCGAAGTTCAGCCACGGTACTTCGGCGCAGCGGAAGAAGTGGTTCACCACCGGCTTCCAGACCGGCCAGCCCGCGCGGTGCGACACCTTCGGGACCAACAACCTGGGCTGA